Proteins encoded together in one Syntrophobacterales bacterium window:
- a CDS encoding MFS transporter, whose translation MTSRPWLKTFPSLQERDFRVLWAGMLPGILAIQMNFFTNGYLAFELTGKAASIGLISLGFGIPMLCFSLPAGVIADRYSKRMILLASQGVTTAAALLMAVLVISSALGIWQMAAISLLQGTAFSFQMPARQSFIAELVSPKYLLNAIALNSAGFNACRVIGPPLAGWLIGISWINAGGVYLLMAAMYVLVIPGILRIPDRAQRKETGAKGWQSFVQGISYIRGNAVLLALLVLSIAPIILGMPFQALMPVFAKNIFAVGPRGLGMLMMANGAGAIAGSLAIASSVSLKRPGMVQLALGALLGTTLAIFAFSGSFYLALPMLFVIGIASSGYLSLNATLIMGRSERQYHGRVMSVYMLTFSALPLGNMLMSLLTDAFGVQAAVGTGGILLAFAVIIFGLSSRAYRGI comes from the coding sequence ATGACGAGTCGTCCCTGGTTAAAAACCTTTCCGTCGCTCCAGGAACGTGATTTCCGCGTCCTTTGGGCAGGGATGCTGCCGGGCATTCTGGCGATTCAGATGAATTTCTTTACCAATGGCTATCTTGCCTTCGAGCTGACCGGCAAGGCAGCGTCAATCGGCCTGATATCACTCGGATTCGGCATTCCCATGCTCTGTTTCTCCCTGCCGGCTGGCGTAATCGCCGACCGGTATTCCAAGCGGATGATTTTATTGGCCTCCCAGGGAGTTACCACCGCCGCCGCCCTGCTCATGGCCGTTTTAGTGATATCAAGCGCCCTCGGAATATGGCAGATGGCAGCCATCTCCTTGCTTCAGGGAACCGCCTTCTCCTTTCAAATGCCGGCCCGCCAGTCCTTTATAGCTGAACTCGTCAGCCCTAAATATTTGCTGAACGCGATTGCCTTAAACAGCGCCGGGTTCAATGCCTGCCGGGTTATCGGCCCGCCGCTTGCCGGGTGGCTGATCGGCATCAGTTGGATAAACGCGGGCGGTGTCTATCTGCTGATGGCCGCCATGTATGTTTTGGTAATCCCCGGCATTCTTAGAATCCCCGACCGCGCCCAAAGGAAAGAAACTGGCGCAAAGGGGTGGCAATCTTTCGTTCAGGGAATTTCCTATATCCGGGGAAACGCGGTTCTGCTGGCGCTGCTTGTATTGAGCATTGCCCCGATCATCCTCGGCATGCCCTTCCAGGCCCTGATGCCGGTATTTGCAAAAAATATCTTCGCCGTGGGCCCCAGGGGCCTGGGGATGCTGATGATGGCAAACGGCGCCGGCGCCATCGCCGGGTCGCTTGCCATCGCCTCTTCAGTCAGTCTCAAGCGGCCCGGCATGGTTCAGCTTGCCCTCGGGGCTCTCCTGGGGACAACGCTGGCGATTTTTGCCTTCAGCGGTTCTTTTTACCTGGCGCTGCCAATGCTCTTTGTCATCGGCATCGCCTCCTCAGGCTATCTTTCCCTGAACGCCACCCTCATCATGGGCCGCTCAGAAAGGCAATATCACGGCCGCGTCATGAGCGTTTACATGCTGACCTTTTCCGCCCTGCCTCTGGGAAACATGCTCATGAGCCTTTTGACCGACGCCTTCGGAGTTCAGGCAGCGGTAGGGACGGGCGGGATTTTACTGGCCTTTGCGGTCATCATCTTCGGTCTTTCCAGCCGCGCCTATCGCGGGATATGA